The Candidatus Bathyarchaeota archaeon genomic interval CCTTAAAGTCTGACTATTTAAGGCGACTATAACAGTGCTTAGGGACATTATTATCGCGCCGATGGCTGGCGGTAGATTCACGCCGTAGCCTGCTAGCACACCTGCTGCTAAGGGTATTGTCACCGTGTTGTAGCCGGCTGCCCACCATAGGTTTTGAACCATTTTAGAGTAGGTTTTGCGGGAAACGTCTATGGCTTTAACCACGTCCCGCGGGTCGTTTCGAACGAGGATTATGTCGGCGCTTTCAATTGCCACGTCTGTTCCAGCGCCTATGGCTATGCCCACATCCGCTGTGACAAGCGCCGGAGCGTCGTTGATGCCGTCGCCTACCATGGCAACGCGGTAGCCTCCGTCTCTTAGAAACTTTATTTTTTCCGCCTTTTTGTCGGGTAAAACTCTGGCGAAATAGTTGTCTATGCCGAGTTCCTTGGCAACCCAGCTGGCAACTTCTTCCGAGTCACCGGTAAGCATGTAAACCTTTACGCCTCTCTTTTTGAGTTCCCTAACAGCCTCGTAGGATTCTTCCCTAATAATGTCAGCCAAAGCCAAGGCGCCGGCAAGCTTGCCATCAACAACCACAAAGACAACGGTTTTGCCTTGCCTTTGCAACTCCGCTATTTTTGGGTCGTTGACGCTTATGCCCAACTCGTCTAGGAGATTTACGCTTCCAACATAAACCTCGTTTTTTCCAACCTTGGCGTAGGCACCTCGCCCAGGTAGAGCCTTAAATTCTTTGACTTGTGGAATTTTGGCTCCCTTGTTTCTGGCGTACTCCACTATGGCTTTTGCAATCACGTGCTCTGAGTTGAGTTCAACGGCGGCTGTTAAACTCAAAAGCTTTTCCTCAGACATTTGTGTAACGATGTCTGTTACGCCGAACTTGCCAACAGTTAAGGTGCCGGTTTTGTCGAAGACTACAACGTCCACGTCTTTAACCATTTCAAAGGCACGTCTATCCCTTATGAGGATGCCGCTCTTTGCGGTTATTGATGTGGAAATTGCCACAACCAGCGGTATCGCCAAGCCAAGCGCATGGGGACAAGCGATGACAAGCACTGTTACAGCCCTTTCAAGGGCAGCATCTGAACCAGCCAGAAAACTCCATGCTATGAAGGAGGTTATTCCAGCCACAAGCGCCACGTAAAAGAGCAGAGCTGCAGCCCTGTTCGCCAAATCCTGTGTTCGCGAACGGCTTTCTTGGGCTTGTTTGACAAGCTTTATGACCTGCGCTAGATAGGTTTCTTCGCCTATCCTTTCAATACGCACTTTTAGCATGCCTTCGCTGTTTATGGAGCCGCCCACCACTTTGTCGCCGATGGTTTTGCTTATGGGCTTTGACTCCCCAGTCAGCAGCGCCTCGTTAACCGAAGACGTACCCTCAACGACAACGCCGTCTGACGGTATTTTCTCTCCGGGGCGAACTAACACAACGTCGCCCTTCTGCAGCTGGGCTGTTGGCACATCTACGATTTCGCCATTTTTGACCAAGTGGGCTGATGTTGGCATTATGCGGACAAGCTCCTCCAGTGCCATGGAAGCGCCCATAACGCTCTTGGCTTCAACCCAATGACCCAAAAGCATAACATCAATCAATGTTGCAAGCTCCCAGTAGAAGTCTTTTCCGCTAAAGACAAAGACTGTTCCAAGCGAGTAGAACATAGCAACTGAAATGGCTACACCGATAAGCGTCATCATGCCCGGCTGTTTAGCCTTAATCTCGTCCGTCAAGCCTTTGAGGAAGGGCCAGCCGCCATAAACATAGACTATCAGAGATAACAGTGAAAGGATTTCCTTCTGGAAGGGGATTTTAAGCCACTCTAAGCCAAACCACATCTGAATCATTTCGGAAAGTAGCAAAATTGGAACCGTTAACACAAGCGAAACCCAAAATCTCCGCTTAAATTCCCCCACGTGATGGGCATGGTGATGATGACTATGGGTGCTCAAATGCCTCCGCTCCAGTATCTAGCCTTTAAGCTTCTCAAGAATTATTGCGGGACAGATTTTCTTAACCCCTTCTATTGGCCCGATTTTTTCAGATATAAGCCTCGTTAGTTCTCGGCCGTCTTTTGTCCAGATTTCCGTCATTATCATGTGGTCGCCGGTGGATGTGGCGACGCTTCGGATTTCTTTGAACTCGCAGAGTTTTTGGGCAACCTCCAAAAGTTTAGGTGGATCCACATCTATGCCAACAATAGCCACGGTGTTTAATCCTATCATCGCTGGGTTTATTTCAACAGTGAACCTTTTTATTACGCCTTTTTCTTTAAGGGCTTGAACCCTCTTGCGGATTGTGGACTCGCTTAATCTGAGCTTTTGAGCTATCTCTAAAAAGGGAAGCCTTGCATCCTCCTGCAGAAGCTTTAGGATTTTCTGATCAACTTCGTCTATTTCCGCATTTTTTCGCGCCATTTTCGTATCATCTTGTACGATTTTAGCTGAAATTTGTACGAAAAGCATATATGCCTTGAAAGATAAAAAGATTGTGGTATACGGAAGTGGAGAAGGATGTAAAATGGAGAAAGTTGAAGAGAAAAAACCGCTTTTGAGTCTCGGCGAAGTGGTTCCAGATTTTGAGGCGCTGACAACCCATGGCAAGATTAGGCTTTCAGACTTTAAGGGAAGATGGGTTATCCTGTTTTCACATCCCGCTGACTTCACACCTGTCTGCACAACGGAGTTTGTGGCTTTCGCTCAAATTTATCCTGAGCTTGTCAAACGCAACGTCCAACTTATAGGATTAAGCATTGACAGTGTCTACTCCCACATCGCATGGGTTAAAACCATCAAGGAAAAATTTGGCATAACAATACCATTCCCAGTGATCGCCGATTTAGACATGAAAGTAGCCAGCTTATTCGGCATGATACATCCCAAACAAAGCACGACAGCAGCAGTTCGCTGTGTCTTTGTAATAGACCCGGAAATGAAATTACGCGCAATGATATATTACCCGCTGAATGTAGGTAGAAACATGGACGAGATTTTGAGGCTTATTGACGCGCTACAAACAGCTGACAAGTACAAGGTGGCTTTGCCAGCCAACTGGAGACCCGGCGACCCGGTGATAGTGCCGCCTCCAACAACTCAAGAGGATGCTGAAAAACGTTTGCAGGAAGCCGCTCAACAAGGCTACGAGTGCGTTGACTGGTTCCTATGCAAGAAAAAGCTTCCATAAACCTCCTTTTTATGCATTTAATTGAGGTGAAAGTGTTTGGTGCAGAAGCTTCGTTCCACAGCTAAGCTTGTGAAAGACTTTCGAATAAATGTTGACAACGGCAGAGCCCACAGCGTCTGCCTTGACCTACCGCCTGAACTTGGAACAAATATGGGACCCACAGCTCTTGAATTATGCGTAATGAGCTATGCGGGCTGTTTCGCAACAATTTTCGCTTTGATGGCTAAGAAAATGAGAGTTCAGCTTAATGACTTGGAAGTTAAACTTGAAGCCGTAAAATCCGACGAGGCTGGAACCCTAACAGAAGCAGCTTTTGATATCCTCGTGAAAACCGACGCTTCAGAGGAAACAGTTCAGAGAATTTTCAAGCTGACGGTGGAAAACTGTCCGGTTGGGAAGCTTTTCGAAAGAGCCAACGTCAAGATCAGCTATAACCTAAAAACAGAAAGATAGGAGCTAGATGCCTTTGACAAAGTGGGAATGCTCGATTTGCGGGTACATTTACGACCCGGTGATTGGAGACCCGGAGCACGGCGTAAAACCCGGAACACCCTTCGAGGCTCTACCTGAAGATTGGGTTTGCCCAATTTGCGGAGCCCCTAAAGACCAGTTTGTTAAGAAGGAATAGTTTTATGGAGGTGAATGCTTTGGAGCAGACTAAACTCTATGTTTTGCCGCAGCTGCTTTACGGCTATGGAGATTTGCAGCCTTACATGTCTGAGGAGCAGTTGCGGATACACCACACCAAACACCATCAAGCCTACGTTAACGGGGCGAACGCCATCCTCCAAAGGCTGGACAAAGCTCGCAGGGAAAACCTAGACATCGACGTTAAGGCTACACTTAAAGAGCTTTCATGGAACGTGGCTGGGCATTTGCTGCATTCGCTATTCTGGGGCAACCTAGCCCCGCCAAGCAGAGACGGCGGGAAGCCCGGCGGCAAACTCGCCGATAAAATCGCTGAAGAATTCGGAAGCTTTGAACGCTTCAAGAAAGAGTTTTCACAGGCAGCTCTAAGCGTTGAAGGCTCCGGCTGGGCAGCCCTAACATTATGTAGGCAGACGGGCCGCCTAATGCTTATGCAGGTGGAAAAACACAACGTGAACGTTTATCCAATGTTCCGCATACTAATGGTTTTAGATGTTTTCGAACACGCCTACTACATAGACTACAAAAATGACAGAGCCAAGTTCGTCGAAGCTTTCTGGAACATAGTAAACTGGGACGAAGTCGACAGACGCTTGGAAGAATCCCTAAAATAGGATGAGGGAAAGTGGCAAAAATTCTAGTACTTTATTATAGTAAGACTGGCAACACTGAGAAGATGGCTAGGGCCGTGGCTGAAGGCGCAAAAACAGTGCAAGGCATCGAAGTGGAATTAACCTATCATGTGACGGCGGAGCAGCTGAAGGAGTTTGACGCCATAATTGTGGGGACACCAACATATCACCATGACACAACCATCGACATTAAAAAGCTGTTTGAAGATGCGGCTGCAAAAAACATAGACTTGAAGGACAAGGCTGGTGCTGCTTTTGGATCCTACGGGTGGAGTGGCGAAGCCCCGAGACTGGTCCTTGAAATTATGAAAAACAGGTTTAGTATGGACGTGGCGGAGCCTCCTCTTTTGGCGAAGTACACACCGGACCAAGCGATGCTTGAAAAGTGCAAGGAGTTTGGGCGGAGAGTTGCTGAGAGGCTTATCCATAAATAGGTTAAAGTGGACATATTATGTATGGAGAAAGGGGTTATGCCCTCAAAAAGTGAGCTTTTAAATTTTATTAAACGACAGATAGAAGTGGAGAACGAGATTGTTGATTCGCTTAACGAAGCTTTGAAAACTATTGGCAATCCGTCGGTTAGGGGTGTTTTGAAAGGGATTTCGCTTGATTCTCTAAAGCATGCGGAAATGTATGATGCAGCCTTGAAGCTTTTAACTACAACCCAGCAGGCGCTTGCCCAAGAGCATCTTGACAAGCAGCGAAGTCTTGTAGAGAAGCATATCCGTGTGGAAGCCGAGCTGATTAAGAAGATAAGTGATATCTTACCAACAGTTGAAAATGAGAAAGTTAAGCTTCTTTTAACCGCCATACTTGCCGACGAAAGGAGACATCATGAACTTCTGAAAGCGGTTTTGGAAATCATTGTTAGAGGCGAAACAATAACCGAGGAAGACTGGTGGGACATTCTCTGGAAAAATGTGCCGTTCCACGGAGCACCGGGTGGTTAGCTTACATGCTTCAAATCCCCCTTTTTTCGTGAAAGTTTTAAAATTGAACTTTAAATAAAACTGGAAAGGAGGTGAATTTGTTGGTTTCTAAAAAGTTGTTGGAAATGTTGAATGACGCCATCGCAAGGGAGATGCAAGTCGCTATCCAATACATGTGGCAGCACGTTCAATGGAGCGGAGTTAAAGGCTTCGCCGTCCAAGAAGAACTCAAAAAAGTGGCAATTACAGAGATGAAGCATGCAGAAGCTATTGCTGAAAGGCTTTTCTATTTAGGCGGGACGCCCACCACAAAGCCAACCGAAATTTTTGTTGGTAAAACCCTTAAGGAAATGATTGAACGAGACATAAAAGACGAGGAAAACGCCATAAACCTATACAAGGAGATAATAGCCCAAGCCCAGAAAGAGGGCGATGTAACAACAGCATTCTTATTTGAAGGAATTCTCAAGGACGAAGAGGAACACCATGACCTATTCACAACTCTAGCAGAAGAACTATAAACACGCAACTCCATTCCCTTCACACCCTTTTTATTTATTTTGACGTATGTTTCTGCACTAATGAACTAGAGGGGGGAGTAGGGAAATAAGCTGTGAGTGTTTGCCATTTTCTTTGCGAAAGTTTAATTTGTGCTGAAAACACAGTGGCAAAATATAATCGGCATGAAAGGTGAGAAATGTATGTTATCCCAGATGCCTACCAAGATGGAGAAGGTTTCAAAGAAGCCGTTAGACTGTGAAATTTTGAGGGTTGCTATAATCGCTGAATTGGACGCTGTGAACCTTTATGAGCAAATGGCAGCCGTCGCTAACAATGAGAAGGTCAAGAAAGTGCTCTTAGAAGTTGCCAAGGAAGAGAAAACCCATGTCGGCGAGTTTCAAGCATTGCTCCTGAAGGAGGATGTAGAGCAAGCCCAAGAGTTGGAAAAGGGGAAAAAAGAAGTCGAGGAAATAACAGAATAAGTGTTGAGCGTTTCAATGTATATTCTTAAATAACAACCCTTTTATTTTTAACACGCCACATGCTGAACATTAAGTGATTAAGAGAAATGATGTGGAAACACTTAATTGGAATCCTTATACAATCGCTGCTGGCCAGCGCTAAACTAGACTGGCACTGGGGAATGAGAGAAGGCCTAACGCTGCTTTTCGCTCTTGCCTTGTTCTTTATAGAACTGTTTGTGCTGGCGGTTCTGCTTTACCTTGCAGGCTTAATTGTCGTCGGCAAAAAGCGTGCATTGTTTTCAGACGCCTTTATAATAGCGCTTCTTGGAACAGTGCTGTCAACACTTTTTGTGATCTTTCTTCCAAACCTCATCGCGCTACTGCTCATAGTTGTTACATGGCTGTTACTGATAAAACGCTTATTTGAAACAGGCTGGCTTGGCGCCATCGCCGTAGGCATACTGGCCATCTTAATCTACTTGGCAATCCTCATGCTGTTAGCCTTCGTCCTCGGGCTTCTGGGCTGGATAACCCGGTGGCTCACTACTATACCCTTCTAGAGACAACAAGCGAGGTTTAACTGTTGTCAGAATCTAAGAAGCACACAGCCTTGCTGGGCTTAGTCTTCCTCGCTTTTTTGCTTTTATCATCCTACGAAAACACTGTTTTCTTCAATCTTTTGTTGAGAGAAATCCTCAAAAACCAGTTTTTGGCTGTTGGAACGCTTTTGTTACACAACCTCCTTGTGGTCTCGCTTATTTTGCTTGGCATGAGCTTTTACGTCAGCCTCGTGCAATCTGGATTTTTTAGAAGAGAAAAACACTCTCACATAGTTTTGGAGCACCCGAGAATATTCGCCCTCGTTTTTACAGTGGTGGTAGTTTTCCTAAGCATATTGAGGGGGTGTACCCTTATATATGGCGGAGTTAGCCTCGAGACCTTACCTGCAATACTTCTGATAAGTACACCAATCGGCTTGGTGGAGGGCTACGGCATATACACAACAATAAAGAAGACGCTAAGCCAAACAATGAAGACAAGAGACCTGGCCTTCATTTACAGTATTTTTCTAGCTGCAGCGGTGTTAGAGGTAACCTTCATAAACGTTCTCATTCTAGTTTTAAGGCTGTCCGCCTAAACTGGCAATTGCTTCCTCTGTTTTCCGCAGTTTCTCGCTCAACTCTTTAATGAGACTTCTAAGCTTTGGGCTAAGCTTAACAGGGTATTTGGCAGCGCCCCGGAGGCGCTTGTATTTGTCTGGAAGTCTAGCAAGATTGTCTAAAGCCCTTTTCCGGATATCCTCAAGCGAAGGCAAATTGTACACTATTCTGCCCTTTTCCATGACTTTAACCAGCAGTGGTTCCCCGCTGATTTTTTCGCCTTCGAGAGCTATGACGTCCTTTATAAAGTTGCCTTTGTCGTCTACAAATCTATGGACCTGTTTTCTTCCAGGCAATGTGGCTTTTCTTTCGCTGAGCTTCATTATCGGAACAAACTCGCCTTTTTCGTTGGCTCTTTCGCACAGCTTGTATATTATATCCACATACGGTCTGTCAGCTGAAGTCCCCATCTTTGTACCAACGCCGAAAGCATCAATTTTTGCCCCCCTACTCAATAGTTCTTCTATTCTATACTCGTCTAGGTCTCCGCTGGCGAAAATTTGCACATAGCCAAGCCCATTTTTATCGAGCATCTCTCTAACCCTGTGGCTTATCGCCACAAGGTCACCGCTGTCAATACGTACCCCTCGAAGTCTAAACCCTTGTCTTTCAAGCTCTTTAGCGACTTTTATGGCGTTTTCAGCACCCTTAACGTTGTCAAAGGTGTCTATGAGAAGCGTAACCTTATCTGGAAACGTTCTAGCAAAAGCCCTAAAAGATTCTAACTCATTACTGAAAAACATGACAAAAGAATGCGCCATAGTCCCAAAAACTGGCATGCCATAAACCATTCCGGCGAGAACGTTTGACGTGCCGTTGCAGCCAGCTATGTAGCTTGCCCGTGCAACCTTCATGCCAGCATCCGTTCCGTGTTCCCGTCTTAATCCAAACTCGATTACGGTTCTGCCTTTAGCAGCGTAAACAACTCTAGAAGCTTTTGTAGCGATGGTTGTCTGCAAATTAATGGTGTTCAAGGCGAAGGTCTCTATCAACTGAGCCTCGATTATTGGGGCTGTAACCCTAATCAAAGGCTCGTTTGGAAAAACCACAGTCCCCTCCGGAACCGCCCAAACATCACCAGTGAAGCGGAAATCCTTCAAATAATTCAGAAAATCATCCTTAAACCCTAAACTTTTCAGATATTTTATGTGTTCTTCTGTGAACTTCATTTTTTCTAGAAAAAGCAGAACCTGTTCTAAACCAGCAAAAAGGAAATAGGAACGGTTTGGTGGAAGACGCCTAATGAATAGGTCGAAGGTGGCTGGCTCAAACTTTTTGTGGTCAAAATAGCTAGCACACATGGTAAGCTCGTATAAATCTGTGAGCATGCTCATGTTAGACTCGTTAACGAAGCCCAACGTGCCTTTCATAGACTTTCACCATGCGACAACCAACTAATATCCCTTTTTCTATCCGGGGAACGGGCAAGTTTTAGCGGGACACCCTCCAGCATATTCTGATTCTGCTGCCACGAAAGTTTTCTCAGCAGTTTTCACCTCGCCAATGTAGAGCACTTGCTCCGGCTTGCTTCCATAACGGAACACCGTTATACCCTTACATTTCAACCGCCAAGCAAGTTCAAACACTTTACGGACGTCCTCAACAGTAGCCTCGAAAGGTAAGTTTACAGTTTTTGAAACAGCGTTATCCGTATATTTCTGGAAGGCAGCCTGCATCCGCACGTGCCATTCTGGCGCAATGTCCAAGGCTGTTACGAAAACCTTTTTCACGTCTTCTGGAATCTTGTCAATTTTCTGCACAGAACCAGTTTTAGCAATCTCCTCAAGAAGCCTTGCATCATAGAAGCCTCTTTCCTTGGCTATTATTTCGAAAAGCGGATTCGTTTCAAAAAGTCTTGTACCATCTAAAACGTTTCTAATGAAAGATATAGCGAACAGGGGTTCAATCCCTGAAGAGCAACCGGCTATAATGCTTATGCTACCTGTTGGTGCAATAGTAGTGACTGTGGCGTTTCTCATAGCCTTGTACTTATCTTTCCAGATACTTTTGTCAAAGTTTGGGAATGACCCACGTTTTTCAGCTATTTCCTCAGACTTACGGTGGGCTTCCTCGTCGATAAAACGCATCAGTTTTTCGGCAAGTTCCAAGGCTTGTTCAGAATTGTATGGGATCCCAAGCTTTATGAGCATATCAGCGAATCCCATCACGCCTAGGCCTATTTTCCTATTTGCTTTTGTTATCCTTTCAATCTCCTTTAGCGGATATTTGTTAGCGTCTATAACATTGTCTAAGAAGTGGACGGCATTGTGCACGGTTTCTCTAAGTTTTTCCCAGCTGATTTTCCCGTTTTCCACCATGCGGGAAAGGTTAATTGAACCGAGATTACACGACTCGTAAGGCAAAAGCGGCTGTTCACCACATGGGTTGGTTGCTTCTATACGCCCTAACTCTGGTGTAGGGTTATGCCTATTAACTTCGTCTATGAATATTACGCCGGGATCACCGCTCGCCCACGCGGAACGTGCAATTAAATCCCAAACTTCTCTGGCTTTAAGCTCGCTTGTCTTATCTCTATTTCTTGGGTTAATAAGCCAGTAGTTGCCGTTTTCTTCAACCGCTTTCATGAAATCATCTGTCACCGCCACTGAAATGTTAAAATTAGACAAGAAGCCGGGTTTCTGTTTAGCTGTTATAAACTCTAATATGTCTGGATGGTCGATGCGCAGAATACCCATCATAGCACCTCTCCGCTTTCCGCCAGCCTTTATAACTTCTGTGGCAACGTCGAAAACCCTCATGAAACTTACTGGCCCAGAAGCTACGCCCTTTGTGGACATCACTATGTCACCTTTCGGTCTAAGCCTTGAAAAGTCGAAGCCCACCCCACCGCCGCTCTTCTCAATTAAAGCCATATTCTTCACCGCCGTGAAAATACTGTCTAATGAGTCTTCAACCGGTAGCACAAAACATGCAGAAAGTTGTCCAAGTCTTGTGCCCGCATTAAAAAGTGTAGGTGAATTCGGCAGAAATTCCAGCCTTGCCATCATTTTGTAAAAAGTTTCCTCGCTTGTCTTCGGATTATCACCATATCTTCTGTCTACTCTTGCTATGGCTCTGGCAACTCGACGGAACATTTGCGCAGGAGTCTCAATTACACGCTCGTTTTCATCTTTCAATAGATAACGTTTCTTCAAGACTTCAAGCGCATTAACCGACAACTTCGGTTCTTCAATTCCAAGCTGCGCCCTAAGCTGCCTTATCTCCGTCTTTCTCTCTCTATAGGCTTGATATTCAACGGCCACCTCTTCGAAACCATTTTTCTTTAAAACCTCTATAACCGCGTCTTGAACATCTTCAACTGATGGAATTTTTTCCTTAAACCTTTCCTCCAGAAGCCCTACAACTTCTCGTGTCAGTTTTTCAGCTTTTTCGCCATTTTCAAGTTCCACGGCTACAAAAGCCTTGTGAATGGCGCTTCGAATCCGTTCATGGTTAAAGTCAACTATGCGACCGTCTCTCTTTCTAATTCTTGTTATGGGCATGGCTTTTCAACTCTAGAAGAAAAGCAAAATGAAATATAAAGCTTGAAAGGAAGACGAAAGAAGCAACGCCCAGCGTAGGCTCGTATTTACCATGTAAAAGTTCCCTCTGCGATTCTGATTCCTCTATTATTCTGTTCGGCTATAGTTTATACATGCAACATGAGAGGATTTTCGAGCATGTAAGAAATGTCCACAAGACTTCTCTTGGCCGGGATACACGCTTTCATCGACGGAAGCCAAACCTTGGCGGAAGAAACCTAAAATTAAGTCAAAGTCTTTTCAATGCATTTGTAAGCTCTTTATGTTTTGGCGAAACAACAGCGTCCATGAAATATTTTGCTTTCCAACTTTTTAGCAACTTTTTGGCTGCCAACGGGCCTTTTGTTTAACTATAAAAACTTTGATGTGGCTAACCCATTTCCGCCGCCACTGGACACATTCTCCTGTAGCCGGCTATGAGAACCTACATAAGTTAAGGAAAGCTTTGATTACTAAAATTCAGACAAGCGTTTTATGATTCTAAAGTTTGAGATTTGAAAATTTTATATAGGGCTATTGTTATTGTAGTGTTGAGTGTCATGGCGGATATCTGTCAAATATGCGGGCTTCCCAAGGACTTATGTGTCTGCGGTGAAATAGGAAAAGAGCAGCAAAGGATTCGCATAAGGTTTGAAACAAGGAAGTTTGGCAGACCAACAACAATTGTGGAAGGCTTGGACAACAAAGACACAGACATCGGAAGCATAGCACAAAAACTCAAAAGCTTCTGCGCTTGTGGTGGGACAGCAAAAAATGGACAAATAATACTCCAAGGAGACCACCGCGAAAAAGTTCGCCAGTACCTAATAAAACTCGGATATCCTGAGGAAAACATAGAAGTTCAGTAGACCTTAGAGACTGCAAAGGGGATTAAGCCAACGGGATTCCTACAAAACCTGCGTGAGATATTTAAAACTCTAAGACACTGTAGACCATCAAAAATTTATTGTCCAAAATGCGGAAGCTCGAAACTCCATCTGTCAAACAGTTTAGATTATTGGCTAACTCCTAAAAAATATTTTTGTGAGGACTGCGGCTATTATGGACCAATAGTTATGGAGCTTGAAGAGGACAGAAAAAATGGCTACTAACCCGAGAACACTTAGTCCGGCAATTCGAGGTTAAGCTGTCTCTTTAAAGTTTTGTAGCGGTTCCGCACTGTAACCTCTGTAACACCAGCAGCTTCTGCAATGTCTTTTTGAGTCTTCTTTTCGTTACCCATTAAACACGCAATGTAAAGGGCTGCGGCTGCAAGCCCCATTGGATCTTTGCCTGCTGCAGCCCTACGTTTTTTAGCTTCTCTCAAGATTTGTATGGCAATCCCCTGCGTTTTGCCAGAAATTCCAGTT includes:
- a CDS encoding translation initiation factor, whose translation is MADICQICGLPKDLCVCGEIGKEQQRIRIRFETRKFGRPTTIVEGLDNKDTDIGSIAQKLKSFCACGGTAKNGQIILQGDHREKVRQYLIKLGYPEENIEVQ